The following are encoded together in the Bradyrhizobium genosp. L genome:
- a CDS encoding serine hydrolase domain-containing protein, giving the protein MLAPTPASPESAGMSTAALNRLEAHLKSRYIDAGRFPGTQLLIYRRGKIVHSAVQGFADLERKVPVKDDTIFRIYSMTKPITSVAFMMLVEEGRVAIDEPVAKYIPEWKNLGVFAAGTAPAFLTRPPTRPMLIVDLLRHTSGLTYGFQQRSNVDAAYREKKIGEVIKAGTLDGMIEDLAKIPLEFSPGEAWNYSVATDVLGYLVGKISGMPFEQFLKERIFKPLGMNDTDFFVPADKAHRFAACYSADPQGGFNPLATDRKGTLTLQDDPTTSSFLSPPSLVSGGGGLCSTAGDYLTFCRALINGGELGGVRLLGPKTLKLMTSNHLPGGVDLPAMSRSLFSEAAYNGIGFGLGFAVTMYPSQTLIAGSPGEFNWGGAATTSFFIDPAEELITIFMTQVLPSSAYPLRRELRTMVYAAITESNL; this is encoded by the coding sequence ATGTTAGCCCCCACCCCCGCCTCGCCCGAATCCGCGGGCATGTCGACCGCAGCGCTCAACCGCCTCGAAGCGCATCTGAAGAGCCGCTATATCGATGCCGGCCGCTTTCCCGGGACGCAGCTGCTGATCTATCGCCGCGGCAAGATCGTCCATTCCGCAGTGCAGGGCTTTGCCGATCTCGAGCGCAAGGTGCCGGTCAAGGACGACACCATCTTCCGCATCTATTCGATGACCAAGCCGATCACCTCGGTCGCCTTCATGATGCTGGTCGAGGAAGGCCGCGTCGCGATCGACGAGCCGGTCGCAAAATACATCCCGGAATGGAAAAATCTCGGCGTGTTCGCCGCCGGCACCGCGCCGGCCTTCCTGACCCGCCCACCGACCCGGCCGATGCTGATCGTAGACCTGCTGCGCCACACCTCGGGCCTCACTTACGGCTTCCAGCAGCGCTCCAACGTGGACGCGGCCTATCGCGAGAAGAAGATCGGCGAAGTCATCAAGGCCGGCACGCTCGACGGCATGATCGAGGACCTGGCGAAGATTCCGCTGGAGTTCTCGCCGGGCGAGGCCTGGAACTACTCGGTCGCCACCGACGTGCTCGGCTATCTCGTCGGCAAGATTTCGGGCATGCCGTTCGAGCAGTTCTTGAAGGAGCGCATCTTCAAGCCGCTCGGCATGAACGACACCGATTTCTTCGTGCCGGCGGACAAGGCGCATCGGTTTGCCGCCTGCTATTCGGCCGATCCGCAAGGCGGCTTCAACCCGCTGGCCACCGACCGTAAGGGCACGCTGACCTTGCAGGACGATCCGACGACCAGTTCGTTCCTGTCACCGCCCTCGCTGGTCTCGGGCGGCGGCGGGCTGTGTTCGACCGCGGGTGACTACCTCACCTTCTGCCGTGCGCTGATCAATGGCGGCGAGCTCGGCGGAGTGAGGCTGCTCGGCCCGAAGACGCTGAAGCTGATGACCTCGAACCACCTGCCCGGCGGCGTCGACCTGCCTGCGATGTCACGCTCGTTGTTCAGCGAAGCCGCCTACAACGGCATCGGCTTCGGCCTCGGCTTCGCCGTCACCATGTACCCATCGCAGACGCTGATCGCCGGCAGCCCGGGCGAGTTCAACTGGGGGGGTGCTGCGACCACCTCGTTCTTCATCGATCCCGCCGAGGAGCTGATCACGATCTTCATGACCCAGGTGCTGCCGTCGAGCGCCTATCCGCTGCGGCGCGAGTTGCGGACCATGGTCTACGCGGCGATCACTGAGAGCAACCTCTGA
- a CDS encoding intradiol ring-cleavage dioxygenase — MTQFNDTELTAAVIKSFEETPNPRAKFLLQELVKSLHDYVRKTDLTFEEWDYAIDFLTRTGQKCTDIRQEFILLSDVLGVSMLVDAVNHRDRDGATETTVLGPFYVGEHKVTPHGTDVSANLAGERMFVQSRVTDLKGRPLAGVPVDIWHADDAGFYDSQKANFATEGASSRARFITDADGRFYFRTILPCSYPIPTDGPVGQMITQTNRHPMRPAHVHFLVNAKGHEPLITHVFIEGDKYIDSDVVFGVKDELIAKVERRSDPVMPDGKPADGPWHLMTYEFHVKPGGGLAPAPLGTKVPEHA, encoded by the coding sequence ATGACCCAGTTCAACGACACCGAGCTCACCGCCGCCGTCATCAAGAGCTTCGAGGAGACGCCGAATCCGCGGGCCAAATTCCTGCTGCAGGAGCTGGTGAAGTCGCTGCACGATTATGTGCGCAAGACCGACCTCACCTTCGAGGAATGGGACTACGCGATCGATTTCCTCACCCGCACCGGGCAGAAGTGCACCGACATCCGCCAGGAGTTCATCCTGCTCTCCGACGTGCTCGGCGTGTCGATGCTGGTCGATGCCGTCAACCACAGGGATCGCGACGGCGCCACCGAGACCACCGTGCTCGGCCCGTTCTACGTCGGCGAGCACAAGGTGACGCCGCACGGCACCGACGTCTCGGCAAACCTGGCGGGCGAGCGCATGTTCGTGCAGAGCCGCGTCACCGACCTCAAGGGCAGGCCGCTCGCCGGCGTGCCGGTCGATATCTGGCACGCGGATGACGCAGGCTTCTACGACTCCCAGAAGGCGAATTTCGCCACCGAGGGCGCCTCGTCGCGTGCACGCTTCATCACCGATGCCGACGGCCGCTTCTATTTCCGCACCATCCTGCCATGCAGCTATCCGATCCCGACCGACGGCCCGGTCGGTCAGATGATCACGCAAACCAACCGTCATCCGATGCGCCCGGCGCATGTGCACTTCCTGGTTAACGCCAAGGGCCATGAGCCGCTGATCACCCACGTCTTCATCGAGGGCGACAAGTATATCGACTCCGATGTCGTGTTCGGCGTGAAGGACGAATTGATCGCCAAGGTGGAGAGGCGCTCCGATCCGGTGATGCCGGACGGCAAGCCGGCCGACGGTCCCTGGCACCTGATGACCTACGAATTCCACGTCAAGCCCGGCGGCGGGTTGGCGCCGGCACCGCTCGGGACCAAGGTCCCCGAGCACGCCTGA
- a CDS encoding MFS transporter: protein MSKENPTWISEWNPEDEVFWNSKGKLIARRNLIWSIVAEHIGFSVWLIWSIVATKLPAAGFHYTTDELFQLVAIPGLIGALMRFPYTFAVTMFGGRNWTIFSASVLFIPTFGLAYFVSQPDTPFWLMLLAASTAGLGGGNFASSMTNISFFYPDRMKGWALGLNAAGGNIGVSSVQLLTPILMGIGLINLYQATPVSGVYLQNAGLMWVLPICIAVFGAVYFMNNLTSAKSSFKNQLAIVGRKHTWIMAFIYIGTFGSFIGYSAAFPLLIKTQFPAVTIAIAFLGPLVGSLSRPLGGLLADKIGGAIITFWNFIAMGAATIGVLYFVGTKDFTGFLAMFLILFVTTGIGNGSTYRMIPSIFREENLQKAKGKGDAGRAMALKTASIESGAALGFIGAIGACGGYLIPSGFGKSIAVTGGPQLALEIYLAFYAVCLALTWWHYLRRSSASSSVSTLAEARI, encoded by the coding sequence ATGAGCAAGGAGAACCCGACCTGGATTTCCGAGTGGAATCCCGAGGACGAGGTGTTCTGGAATTCCAAGGGCAAGCTGATCGCCCGGCGCAATCTGATCTGGTCGATCGTGGCTGAGCATATCGGGTTCTCCGTCTGGCTGATCTGGAGCATCGTCGCGACGAAATTGCCGGCGGCCGGTTTCCACTACACCACGGACGAGTTGTTCCAGCTGGTCGCCATTCCCGGGCTGATCGGCGCGCTGATGCGCTTTCCCTACACCTTCGCGGTGACGATGTTCGGCGGCCGCAACTGGACGATCTTCAGCGCGTCGGTGCTGTTCATCCCGACCTTCGGCCTGGCCTATTTCGTCAGCCAGCCCGACACGCCGTTCTGGCTGATGCTGCTGGCCGCGTCCACCGCCGGCCTCGGCGGCGGCAATTTCGCCTCGAGCATGACCAACATCTCGTTCTTCTACCCGGACCGCATGAAGGGCTGGGCGCTCGGCCTCAACGCGGCCGGCGGCAATATCGGCGTCAGCAGCGTGCAGCTGCTCACGCCGATCCTGATGGGCATCGGTCTGATCAATCTCTATCAGGCGACGCCGGTGTCGGGCGTCTATCTGCAAAACGCCGGCCTGATGTGGGTGCTGCCGATCTGCATCGCGGTGTTCGGCGCCGTCTACTTCATGAACAACCTGACCTCGGCGAAATCCTCGTTCAAGAACCAGCTCGCGATCGTCGGTCGTAAGCACACCTGGATCATGGCTTTCATCTATATCGGGACGTTCGGCTCCTTCATCGGCTACTCGGCGGCGTTTCCGCTGCTGATCAAGACGCAGTTTCCGGCGGTCACGATTGCCATCGCGTTCCTCGGACCGCTGGTGGGCTCGCTGTCGCGCCCGCTCGGCGGTCTGCTGGCCGACAAGATCGGCGGCGCGATCATCACGTTCTGGAACTTCATCGCCATGGGCGCGGCGACGATCGGCGTTCTCTACTTCGTCGGAACCAAGGATTTCACCGGCTTCCTGGCGATGTTCCTGATCCTGTTCGTCACCACGGGCATCGGCAACGGCTCCACCTATCGGATGATCCCGTCGATCTTCCGCGAGGAGAATCTGCAGAAAGCAAAAGGCAAGGGCGATGCCGGCAGGGCAATGGCGCTGAAGACGGCGAGCATCGAGAGCGGTGCTGCGCTCGGCTTCATCGGCGCGATCGGCGCCTGCGGCGGTTACCTGATCCCGAGCGGATTCGGCAAGTCGATCGCCGTGACCGGCGGCCCGCAGCTCGCGCTGGAAATCTACCTGGCGTTCTACGCGGTCTGCCTGGCCCTGACGTGGTGGCACTACCTGCGCCGCAGCTCTGCCTCGTCGAGCGTCTCGACCCTCGCCGAAGCGCGGATCTGA
- a CDS encoding globin family protein, with translation MTPDQVTLVQESFAKVAPISEQAAVLFYDRLFEVAPGVKAMFPADMAEQRKKLMATLAVVVNGLGNLSSVLPAARALAKRHVGYGAKPEHYPVVGSTLLWTLEKGLGEAWTPEVAAAWTAAYGTLSGYMISEAYGSAQAAE, from the coding sequence ATGACACCCGACCAAGTGACGCTCGTGCAGGAGTCTTTTGCCAAGGTCGCGCCGATCTCGGAGCAGGCGGCGGTGCTGTTCTATGACCGCCTGTTCGAGGTCGCGCCCGGCGTGAAGGCGATGTTTCCCGCCGACATGGCCGAGCAACGCAAGAAGCTGATGGCGACGCTCGCGGTCGTCGTCAACGGACTGGGCAATCTGTCGTCGGTGCTTCCGGCGGCACGCGCGCTGGCGAAGCGCCATGTCGGATATGGCGCCAAGCCCGAGCATTATCCGGTCGTCGGCAGCACGCTGCTGTGGACGCTGGAGAAGGGGCTCGGCGAAGCCTGGACTCCCGAGGTCGCCGCCGCCTGGACCGCCGCCTATGGCACGCTGTCCGGCTACATGATTTCCGAAGCCTATGGCAGCGCGCAGGCGGCCGAATAG